A window of Terriglobales bacterium genomic DNA:
TCACGCTGGCGAACCGGTCGCAGAACGTCATCGACGTGCCGATGATGGAGGAGTTGGTCGGCGCGCTGGCGGAGCTGGAGAAACGCGCGGACGTGGCGGCGATCGTGATCGGGGGGAGCGAGAAGGCGTTCTCGGCGGGAGTGGACATCGCGGCGCACACGCCGGACAAGGTGCGCGGGATGCTGGAGAAGTTCCACGCGGTGGTGCGGACGATGGTCGCGAGCCGGAAGGTGCTGGTCGCGGAGGTGAAGGGCAACTGCCTGGGCGGCGGAGCGGAGCTGGCGGTGGTGTGCGACGTGGTCATCACGGCCGGCGATGCGGTGTGGGGATTCCCGGAGATCACGCTGGCGTGTTTCCCGCCGGTGGCGGCGGTGGCGCTGCCGGTGCTGGTGGGGCAGAAGCGGGCGGCGGAGCTGGTGCTGACGGGAAAGACGATCTCGGGGGCGGAGGCGGAGCGGATAGGGTTGGCGAACGTGGTGTGCGGGGCGCGGCAGGTGGAGGCGCGGTCGCGCGAGCTGACGTCGCGGCTGGCGGAGCTGTCGCCGGCGGCGGTGGCGCTGACGAAGAAGGCGCTGTACGCGTGGGAGGCGGTCCACTTCGAGAAGGGGCTGGCGCGGGCGGAGAAGATCTATCTGGATGAGCTAGTGAAGACGGCGGACTGCAAGGAAGGTATCGCGGCGTGGATGGAGAAGAGAAGGCCGAAGTGGAGCGGGAAGTGATTGCCGATCGCCAATTGCCGATTGCCGATTGAAAACCGCGGGAGAAAGCCTACCACAGAGACACAGAGACACAGAGAAATGCCCGAACAAGTCACGATATACGTGAAGTTGCTCGACGAAGCGACGGATGTCTGGCGACCCGTCGCAGCGAACACGTCAAGGGCGGCTACTTCCGCATCTTGGAGCAATCGGTGTCTGAGGATGAGCTATGGGAATTCGACCCCGGCACGCTTGTGCGATGTGTAGATGACAAGGCTGTCGAAGGAATCAATGAGTAAGCTGCGCACAATGCGGGAGGCGGTGGCGGAGCTGGTGCCGGAGGGCGCGAGCGTCGCGATGGGCTGCCAGATGGAGCAGATGATCCCGTTCGCGGCGGGGCACGAGCTGATCCGGCAGAAGAAGCGCGGGCTGACGCTGATCGGGCCGATCTCGGACGTGCTGTTCGACCAGGTGATCGGCGCGGGGTGCGCGGAGCGGGTGATCGCGGCGTGGGTGGGGAACGTGATGATGGGCTCGGCGTACAACTTCCGGCGGGCGGCGGAGTCGGGAGCGATCGAGGTCGTCAACATGACGAACTTCTCGGTGGCGCTCGGGCTGCAGGCGGCGGCGATGGGAGTGCCGTTCCTGCCGACGCGGACGGCGCTGGGGAGTGATGTGGCGCGAAACAATCCATTCTTCGCAGAGGTCCGTAACCCGTTCGGAATGACAAATGACAAAGGACAAATGACAAATGAAACCGAGCGGCTGCATGCCGTGAAGGCGATCGTGCCGGATGTGGCGATCGTCCACGTGCAGCGGGCGGATGAGAACGGGAATGCGCACTGCTGGGGGAACTTTGGGGTGATGCTGGAGGCGGTGCGGGCGGCGAAGCGGGTGGTCGTGACGTGCGAGGAGATCGTGCCGGCGGAGGTCATCGCGAGCGACCCGAACCGGACGGTCATCCCCGGGTTCCTGGTGAGCGCGGTGGTGGAGGCGCGGATGGGGGGACATCCCTCGCCGGTGCAGGGATATTACGCGCGCGATGACGCGTACTTCAGGCAGTATCATGAACAGACGAAGACCGCGGAAGACTTTGCGCGCTGGGTGGAGAAGTGGGTGCACGGCGTGCGTGACCGTGCGGAGTACGTCGGATTGCTGGGCGGGTGCCGCGTGGAAGAGTTGGCAGTGAAGAAGCACGCGTACGCAGCGCCGGCGGACTTTGGATACTGAGATCGCCAATCGCCGATTGCCGATTGCCGATTGGGAACAAGAAGGGGTCATGAAGGCAATATCTATCGTGTTTGTGGGGCTTGGGTTACTGGTGGGGTGCGGGGAGAAGAAGCAGCAGACGGCGGCGACGCCGGCGGCGCCAGCCTCCACGGGGGCCGCGACGGCGGCGACAACGAAATCAACAGGAGCCATGGAAGTGTCGATCGAGATCACGCCGGAAGAGGCGAAGCAGAAACTGGATCAAGGGGAAGCGGTGTTGATCGACGTGCGCGAGCCGTGGGAGGTGCAGACGGCGAGCGTGGCCGGGGCGAAGAACATTCCGATGGGGGACGTGGCGTCGCGGCAGCAGGAACTGGATCCGGACAAGAACATCCTCGTGCTGTGCCATCACGGGGTGCGGTCGCTGAAGGTGACGAACTGGCTGCGCGAGCACGGGTTCGAGAAGGCGCAGTCGGTGCGAGGCGGGATCGATGCGTGGTCGAAGAAGGTGGACCCGAAGGTGCCGACCTACTAGTTGCGAGTTGTGAGCCGCGAGTTGCGAGTGGCCGGGGACTGATGAAGAAAGAGCTGATCGAGCTTCGAGTGAACGGGCGGAAGCGGGAGGTGGCGATCCCGCCGAACAAGCTGCTGCTCGACGTGCTGCGCGAGGACCTGGGGCTGACGGGGTCGAAGCGCGGGTGCGACGACTCGTCGTGCGGGGCGTGTACGGTGCAGGTGAACCACGTGCCGGTGCTGGCGTGCACGGTGCTGGCGGCGAGCGTGGCGGGCGACGAGTACGAGGTGCTGACGATCGAGGGCATCACCGAGCACGGCGCGCTGAACGCGATCCAGAAGGCGTACGGCGACTGGGGCGGGGCGCAGTGCGGGTACTGCACGCCTGGGTTCCTGATGACGGTGAAGGCGGTGCTGGCGGCGAATCCGGAGCCGACGGACGAGGAGATACGGCGGTCGCTCTCGAGCAACCTGTGCCGCTGCACGGGATACACGCAGATGTACGAGGCGGTGAAGGCGGCGATCGAGGCGGAGCAGAAGGGGATGGCGGCGGCGAAGTAGTTGCAGGTCGTGAGTGGCCGATGATCGCGAGGATGTGGCACGGAGTGACGAAGGCGAGTGACGGGGACGCGTACGCGGAGTTCCTGCGGGCGAGAGCGGTGCCGGACTACATGAGCGTGGCGGGGAACCAAGGCGTGTACATCCTGCGGCGCGAAGAAGGCGAGCGGACACACTTCATGACGCTGACGTTCTGGGAGTCGCGGGCGGCGATCGAGCAGTTCGCGGGTAAAGAGATCGAGCGGGCCAAGTATTACGAGGAAGACCGGCAGTTTCTGCTGGAGTTCGAGAAGAACGTGGTGCACTACGAGATCCTCTGATGGGCGATAACGGGAAAAACGGGAATCAGTTCTCGGTGATCGGGAAGCGGATCGCGATGATCGATTCCGCGGGGAAGACGACGGGGTCGGGGAAGTACACCGACGACCTAGCGGTCCCGGGGATGCTGATCGGAAAGATCCTGCACGCGACGCTGCCGCACGCGAAGATCAAGAGCATCAATGCGTCGCGCGCGCTGATGCTGGACGGCGTGGTGACGGTGGTCGTCGGGACCGATGCGCCGAACAAGTACGGCATTCTTCCCGTCGGGCATGACGAGACGGCGCTGGCGGTGGACAAGGTGCGGTACGTCGGGGACAACGTGGCGTGCGTGGTGGCGGTGGATGAGCAGACGGCGGAGAAGGCGCTGGAGCTGATCGAGGTGGAGTACGAGTCGCTGCCGGCGTACTTCGACCCGGAAGAGTCGATGAAGGCGACGGCCGACCTGATCCACGACCACAAGGCAAACAACATCGAGAAGGATTACCACCACGTGTTCGGCGACCCGGACGCGGGCTTTGCCGAGGCGGACGAGGTGATGGAGGCGCGCTACATCGCCAACGAGGTGACGCACGCGGCGATGGAGCCGCACTCGACGCTGGCGCAGTTCGACATCGACGCGCAGACGGGGCAGCCGACGAAGCTGACGGTGTGGTCGTCGACGCAGGTGCCGTACTACCTGCAGCACAAGCTCTCGATCGTGCTGGAGCTGCCGATGTCGCAGATCCGGGTGATCAAGCCGCTGGTGGGCGGCGGGTTCGGCGGGAAGAGCGAGGTGATCCCGCTGGAGATCATCGCGGCGGTAGCGGCGCGGAAAGCGAAGGCGCCGGTGAAGATCACGTACACGCGCGAGGAGGTGTTCTGGGCGCATCGGGGGCGGCCGCGGACGATCGTGGACCTGAAGACGGGGGTGCGCAAGGACGGGCGGATCACGGCGGTGGCGGCGAGGGTGATCCAGGACGGCGGCGCGTACTGCTCGTATGGCGTGGTCACCATCCTTTATTCGGGCGCACTGCTGGGCGCGCTGTACGACATCCCGCACATCCGGTACGACGGCTACCGCGTGCTGACGAACAAGCCGGCGTGCGGCGCGATGCGCGGCCACGGCACGGTGAACGTGCGTTTCGCGTTCGAGTCGCAGCTGGACGAGCTGGCGGCGAAGATCGGGCTGGACGGCGCGACCATCCGGCGGAGGAACCTGCTGAAGCCGCCGACCATCACGGTGAACGGGCTGCGGGTGCAGAGCTACGGCCTGCCGGAGTGCATCGACAAGACGGTGGAGCGGTCGGGGTGGGCGTACCGCAAGGGCAAGCTGGGACGCGGGCGAGGGCTGGGCATTGCGTGCTCGCACTACGTGAGCGGCGCGGCGAACTCGATCATCCGGTCGGACATGCCGCACTCGACGGTGAACCTGAAGCTGGACCGCGACGGAGGCGTGGTGATCTACACGGGCGCGAGCGAGATCGGGCAGGGGTCGGACACGATGGTGGCGCAGGTGGTGGCCGAGGTGCTGGGCGTGGGGCTGGGGCGGGTGAAGGTGATCGCCGCGGACACCGACCTGACACCGGTGGACATCGGGTCGTATTCGAGCCGGGTGACGTTCATGAACGGGAACGCGGCGCTGCGGGCGGCCGAGGATGTGAAGCAGAAGATGCTGCCGGCGGTGGCGCGGCGTCTGCGCTGCGACGCGCGCGACGTGATCATGCGCGACGATTTCGTGTGGAAGCGGGGGGTGGTGCCGGAGGGCGAGGAGCACCGGGCGCACGAGCTGCTGCGGGCGCGCGAGACGCGCAAGATCGAAGACGGCCAGGTGCTGCGCGACAAGGTGCAGATGAAGCGCACGTCAGACGAGGCGCTGGAATACATGACGTTCGAGGAGGCGGTGGCGACGGCGATGGCGGAGCATCGGTCGCTGACCGGGACGGGTTCGTATGCGCCGCCGCAGGAAGCGCGCGGCGGGAAGCATAAGGGCGGCGGCGTGGGGCCGTCGCCGGCGTACTCGTACTCGGCACAGGTGGCCGAGGTCACGGTCGATGAAGAGACCGGCGTCGTGACGGTGCAGAAGGTGTGGGCGGCGCACGACTGCGGGCGGGCGCTGAACCCGGTGAGCGTGGAAGGGCAGGTCATCGGGTCGGTGTGGATGGGGCTGGGGCAGGCGCTGCAGGAAGAGATGGTGTGGAAAGACGGCCTGCTGATGAACCCCGGGCTGCTGGAGTACCGGTCGGCGAGCGTGATGGAGTCGCCGGAGATCGAGTGCATCATCGTGGAGTCGGTGGACCCAGAGGGTCCGTTCGGCGCGAAGGAAGCGAGCGAGGGGAGTTTGGCGGCGGCGATCCCGGCGGTGGCGAACGCGATCTACGACGCGGTGGGAGTGCGGTTGCGCGAAGCGCCGTTCACGCC
This region includes:
- a CDS encoding (2Fe-2S)-binding protein; translated protein: MKKELIELRVNGRKREVAIPPNKLLLDVLREDLGLTGSKRGCDDSSCGACTVQVNHVPVLACTVLAASVAGDEYEVLTIEGITEHGALNAIQKAYGDWGGAQCGYCTPGFLMTVKAVLAANPEPTDEEIRRSLSSNLCRCTGYTQMYEAVKAAIEAEQKGMAAAK
- a CDS encoding CoA-transferase, which produces MSKLRTMREAVAELVPEGASVAMGCQMEQMIPFAAGHELIRQKKRGLTLIGPISDVLFDQVIGAGCAERVIAAWVGNVMMGSAYNFRRAAESGAIEVVNMTNFSVALGLQAAAMGVPFLPTRTALGSDVARNNPFFAEVRNPFGMTNDKGQMTNETERLHAVKAIVPDVAIVHVQRADENGNAHCWGNFGVMLEAVRAAKRVVVTCEEIVPAEVIASDPNRTVIPGFLVSAVVEARMGGHPSPVQGYYARDDAYFRQYHEQTKTAEDFARWVEKWVHGVRDRAEYVGLLGGCRVEELAVKKHAYAAPADFGY
- a CDS encoding rhodanese-like domain-containing protein, giving the protein MKAISIVFVGLGLLVGCGEKKQQTAATPAAPASTGAATAATTKSTGAMEVSIEITPEEAKQKLDQGEAVLIDVREPWEVQTASVAGAKNIPMGDVASRQQELDPDKNILVLCHHGVRSLKVTNWLREHGFEKAQSVRGGIDAWSKKVDPKVPTY
- a CDS encoding antibiotic biosynthesis monooxygenase, translating into MIARMWHGVTKASDGDAYAEFLRARAVPDYMSVAGNQGVYILRREEGERTHFMTLTFWESRAAIEQFAGKEIERAKYYEEDRQFLLEFEKNVVHYEIL
- a CDS encoding enoyl-CoA hydratase/isomerase family protein; amino-acid sequence: MTFGKIKVEHTAPAARITLANRSQNVIDVPMMEELVGALAELEKRADVAAIVIGGSEKAFSAGVDIAAHTPDKVRGMLEKFHAVVRTMVASRKVLVAEVKGNCLGGGAELAVVCDVVITAGDAVWGFPEITLACFPPVAAVALPVLVGQKRAAELVLTGKTISGAEAERIGLANVVCGARQVEARSRELTSRLAELSPAAVALTKKALYAWEAVHFEKGLARAEKIYLDELVKTADCKEGIAAWMEKRRPKWSGK
- a CDS encoding molybdopterin cofactor-binding domain-containing protein, with protein sequence MIGKRIAMIDSAGKTTGSGKYTDDLAVPGMLIGKILHATLPHAKIKSINASRALMLDGVVTVVVGTDAPNKYGILPVGHDETALAVDKVRYVGDNVACVVAVDEQTAEKALELIEVEYESLPAYFDPEESMKATADLIHDHKANNIEKDYHHVFGDPDAGFAEADEVMEARYIANEVTHAAMEPHSTLAQFDIDAQTGQPTKLTVWSSTQVPYYLQHKLSIVLELPMSQIRVIKPLVGGGFGGKSEVIPLEIIAAVAARKAKAPVKITYTREEVFWAHRGRPRTIVDLKTGVRKDGRITAVAARVIQDGGAYCSYGVVTILYSGALLGALYDIPHIRYDGYRVLTNKPACGAMRGHGTVNVRFAFESQLDELAAKIGLDGATIRRRNLLKPPTITVNGLRVQSYGLPECIDKTVERSGWAYRKGKLGRGRGLGIACSHYVSGAANSIIRSDMPHSTVNLKLDRDGGVVIYTGASEIGQGSDTMVAQVVAEVLGVGLGRVKVIAADTDLTPVDIGSYSSRVTFMNGNAALRAAEDVKQKMLPAVARRLRCDARDVIMRDDFVWKRGVVPEGEEHRAHELLRARETRKIEDGQVLRDKVQMKRTSDEALEYMTFEEAVATAMAEHRSLTGTGSYAPPQEARGGKHKGGGVGPSPAYSYSAQVAEVTVDEETGVVTVQKVWAAHDCGRALNPVSVEGQVIGSVWMGLGQALQEEMVWKDGLLMNPGLLEYRSASVMESPEIECIIVESVDPEGPFGAKEASEGSLAAAIPAVANAIYDAVGVRLREAPFTPERVLAALRAQKGGGAKQVNMTEGVDPTAPAKFREHGGSLWFKGKGPKRHKQDPAVVKSGPVAGD